Proteins found in one Bremerella volcania genomic segment:
- a CDS encoding cupin domain-containing protein → MTSTPSTKGYEVVDFANIPGVPCPCGTAKRGLADVDDYPGTIHVTEISTDAKVHYHKKLTETYFFLECGEDAQMQLDDEMIPVHPGMCIMIRPGTRHRALGKMKIVNIVYPKFDPEDEWFD, encoded by the coding sequence ATGACCTCGACCCCATCGACCAAGGGATATGAAGTCGTCGATTTCGCCAACATCCCAGGCGTCCCTTGCCCCTGCGGAACCGCCAAGCGCGGTCTGGCCGACGTGGATGATTACCCCGGGACAATTCACGTCACCGAGATCTCAACCGATGCCAAAGTCCACTACCATAAGAAGCTGACCGAGACCTACTTCTTTCTCGAGTGCGGCGAGGATGCCCAGATGCAACTCGACGATGAGATGATTCCCGTGCACCCCGGGATGTGCATCATGATTCGACCCGGCACACGTCACCGAGCCCTGGGAAAAATGAAGATTGTGAACATCGTCTATCCCAAGTTCGACCCCGAAGACGAATGGTTCGACTAA
- a CDS encoding sulfatase family protein has translation MTYLFRYSLPLFLIAVTLVPWLNRSVQAADKKPNIVFMMSDDHAFQAISAYPGAINQTPNIDRIAKDGMRFDHCYVTNSICGPARAVILTGKYSHLNGFYDNKTPRFDGSQQTYPKLLQKAGYQTAIIGKWHLGSEPTGFDYFNVLQGQGPYYNPKMRTSDGMKNYEGHTSEIITDIAMEWLQEKRDPNKPFLLMYQHKAPHRNWMPAPKYLNKYNDVTFEEPANMWDDYKNRASGARDQDMTIAKTMNMHDLKVATQRGLTPEQRKVWDAAYGPKNKAFEDAKLEGKELTRWKFQRYIKDYLRCIDSVDEGVGQVLDYLDETGLSENTLVIYSSDQGFYLGEHGWFDKRWMYEESFRTPLLVRWPGHVKPGTVSDALVMNLDFPETMLAAAGVEIPSDMQGLSLLPILENDGKTPKDWPRKELYYHYYEFPGAHSVPRHYGVFDGRYKLIHYYQLGEWELFDLQEDPSEMNSVYGKPEYAEVQAKMHEKLKELREKYKDDTPREGGKY, from the coding sequence ATGACCTACTTATTTCGGTACTCTCTTCCCCTCTTTCTGATCGCGGTGACACTCGTCCCGTGGCTCAATCGCAGCGTGCAGGCAGCCGACAAGAAGCCGAACATCGTCTTCATGATGTCCGACGATCACGCGTTTCAGGCAATTTCGGCCTACCCTGGTGCGATCAACCAGACACCCAACATCGATCGCATCGCCAAAGACGGAATGCGTTTCGATCACTGCTACGTGACCAACAGCATCTGTGGACCCGCTCGGGCCGTGATTCTGACCGGTAAGTACAGCCACTTGAACGGTTTCTACGACAACAAAACGCCACGTTTCGACGGAAGCCAGCAAACGTATCCCAAGCTGTTGCAGAAAGCAGGCTACCAGACCGCCATTATTGGCAAGTGGCACTTGGGATCAGAACCGACCGGCTTCGACTACTTCAACGTTCTGCAAGGCCAGGGTCCTTACTACAACCCCAAGATGCGTACTTCGGACGGCATGAAGAACTACGAAGGGCACACCAGCGAGATCATCACCGACATCGCCATGGAGTGGCTGCAAGAGAAACGCGATCCCAACAAGCCGTTTCTGCTGATGTACCAACACAAAGCACCCCATCGCAACTGGATGCCGGCTCCGAAGTATTTGAACAAGTACAACGACGTCACCTTCGAAGAGCCTGCCAACATGTGGGACGACTATAAGAATCGTGCCAGTGGTGCCCGCGACCAGGACATGACCATCGCGAAAACGATGAACATGCACGACTTGAAGGTTGCCACGCAACGCGGTCTAACGCCTGAGCAGCGAAAGGTGTGGGACGCCGCCTACGGCCCGAAGAACAAGGCGTTCGAAGATGCCAAGCTGGAAGGCAAGGAACTGACGCGTTGGAAGTTCCAACGCTACATCAAGGACTACCTCCGCTGCATCGACTCGGTCGACGAAGGGGTCGGCCAGGTACTGGACTACCTGGATGAAACGGGCCTGTCGGAAAACACGCTGGTCATTTACAGTTCGGACCAAGGTTTTTACCTGGGAGAGCATGGCTGGTTTGACAAGCGTTGGATGTACGAAGAATCGTTCCGCACGCCGCTCTTGGTTCGTTGGCCTGGCCACGTCAAACCAGGGACCGTCAGCGACGCGCTGGTGATGAATCTCGACTTCCCCGAAACGATGCTCGCCGCCGCTGGCGTGGAGATTCCCAGCGACATGCAAGGGCTCAGCCTGTTGCCGATCTTGGAAAACGACGGCAAGACTCCCAAGGACTGGCCGCGCAAGGAACTGTACTACCACTACTACGAATTCCCCGGCGCTCATAGCGTGCCGCGGCACTACGGCGTGTTCGACGGCCGCTACAAGTTGATCCATTACTATCAACTGGGCGAATGGGAGCTGTTCGATCTGCAGGAAGACCCCAGCGAAATGAACAGCGTTTACGGCAAGCCGGAGTACGCCGAGGTGCAAGCCAAGATGCACGAGAAACTGAAAGAGCTTCGCGAGAAGTACAAGGACGACACGCCGCGCGAAGGTGGCAAGTACTAA
- a CDS encoding formylglycine-generating enzyme family protein translates to MHKFALTLAVAATMVVSASAAEVVGISPTKPESGPYVKIDSGYMVPYEITIPGTDAKLKMIPIPGGKFKLGSPESEAGHTAAEAPQIEVEVPPFWMAEHETTWKQYKPYMALYESFKDFKAEGVRPVTDDNRIDAITAPTPLYEPSFTYEYGEDPQLPAVTMTNYSARQYTKWLSGITGQQYRLPSEAEWEYAARGGTDTAYHFGNDPEKLDEYAWFDGNADESPHLVKEKKPNQYGLYDMHGNVWEWVLDQYSDEGFARLEGKKLKALDTVAWPTEPDPLMVKGGGWDDDPENLRAASKMGSSDSDWKEEDPNIPLSPWWFTSYPSTMVGFRVIRPLEETPKKEAAKFYVPEIEFLNLDVSDRLIEGRGVLGLVDPELPAAIKKAE, encoded by the coding sequence ATGCACAAGTTTGCTTTGACCCTGGCCGTGGCAGCGACCATGGTTGTGTCCGCGTCAGCCGCCGAAGTAGTTGGCATTAGTCCCACCAAACCCGAGTCGGGTCCCTACGTGAAAATCGATAGCGGCTACATGGTGCCCTACGAAATCACGATTCCTGGCACCGATGCCAAGCTGAAGATGATTCCGATCCCAGGCGGCAAGTTCAAGCTCGGCAGTCCTGAATCGGAAGCGGGCCACACCGCAGCCGAAGCGCCTCAAATCGAAGTCGAAGTCCCTCCCTTCTGGATGGCCGAACACGAAACGACCTGGAAGCAGTACAAGCCCTACATGGCCCTGTACGAGTCGTTCAAGGACTTCAAAGCCGAAGGCGTTCGCCCAGTGACCGACGACAACCGCATCGATGCCATCACGGCACCGACGCCCCTTTATGAGCCAAGCTTCACCTACGAATACGGCGAAGACCCACAACTGCCGGCCGTCACCATGACGAACTATTCGGCGCGTCAGTACACCAAGTGGCTCAGCGGCATCACCGGCCAGCAGTATCGCCTGCCAAGCGAAGCCGAGTGGGAATACGCAGCCCGCGGTGGTACAGACACGGCTTATCACTTTGGCAACGATCCCGAGAAACTGGACGAGTATGCCTGGTTCGATGGGAACGCCGACGAATCGCCCCACCTGGTCAAAGAAAAGAAGCCCAACCAGTACGGCTTGTACGACATGCACGGCAACGTGTGGGAATGGGTTCTTGATCAGTACAGCGACGAAGGTTTCGCTCGCCTGGAAGGCAAGAAGCTGAAGGCCCTTGATACGGTTGCCTGGCCAACCGAGCCTGATCCGTTGATGGTCAAAGGTGGTGGCTGGGATGACGACCCCGAGAACCTTCGTGCTGCCTCGAAGATGGGTAGCAGCGACAGCGACTGGAAGGAAGAAGACCCGAACATTCCGCTGAGCCCATGGTGGTTCACCAGCTATCCGTCGACGATGGTTGGCTTCCGCGTGATTCGTCCACTGGAAGAAACCCCTAAGAAGGAAGCTGCGAAGTTCTACGTCCCTGAGATCGAGTTCCTGAATCTCGACGTCAGCGACCGCCTTATCGAAGGACGTGGCGTCCTGGGTCTGGTCGATCCCGAATTGCCGGCTGCCATTAAGAAGGCCGAGTAG
- a CDS encoding tetratricopeptide repeat protein — MTRNVIACGLLSCLSLLLTACTTQEAAAQDTVLVDLYGRGVHAYNRGDYLEAEKLLGAVLAEGTNDPRVYYFMGLANYKLGNTDQAQADFTKGAELELDRSQVYPVGKALERVQGSERIMLEDYRDKVRTEVYLKKKERERARYEALKRAEDEVLRDRQQRTSSTQPSVPVPSEDETDPFGSPGAATTPMTPDPIVQPSPTEPEMTEDPFGGTSPPGSATNPAPASPMAAPTDTDPFGAPTTPTDDPFGAAPAPSATTPSDDPFGAAPMPSPSEPEMTTDPFGGTSPPGSATNPAPASPMAAPTDTDPFGAPTTPTDDPFGAAPAPSDDPFGAAPMPSPSEPEMTTDPFGGTSPPGSATNPAPASPMAAPTDTDPFGAAPAPGAGAATTESKPNPVSAAFGALGSALIPSVKVPSVPGMGPPSGASQPGAMPADDDPFGAQPAPGADPFGNDPSTNEQPFGVPSAAPSNTVPSDDPFGAEPMPEMKQPSNDPFGAAPPAGNDPFGAAPATEQPAADPFGEAPAPKPMPQPSDDPFGAAPAPSNDPFGTSEPAADPFGN; from the coding sequence ATGACGAGGAACGTTATCGCCTGCGGGCTATTGTCCTGCCTGAGCCTGCTTCTGACTGCATGCACGACCCAAGAGGCAGCGGCTCAAGACACCGTTCTTGTCGATTTGTATGGTCGCGGTGTGCACGCGTACAACCGAGGCGACTATCTGGAAGCAGAAAAGCTTCTTGGAGCCGTCCTCGCCGAAGGCACCAATGATCCGCGTGTCTATTACTTCATGGGTCTGGCCAACTACAAGCTTGGCAACACCGACCAGGCACAAGCCGACTTCACCAAGGGTGCTGAGTTGGAACTCGATCGCAGTCAGGTCTATCCCGTGGGCAAGGCACTCGAACGCGTCCAGGGTTCCGAGCGAATCATGCTGGAAGACTACCGCGACAAAGTGCGTACGGAGGTCTACCTGAAAAAGAAGGAACGCGAACGAGCACGCTACGAAGCCCTTAAGCGAGCCGAAGATGAAGTTCTGCGAGATCGCCAACAACGCACCAGCTCGACGCAGCCATCGGTTCCGGTTCCCTCCGAGGACGAAACTGATCCATTCGGCTCGCCAGGCGCAGCGACCACTCCGATGACGCCTGATCCGATCGTTCAACCCAGTCCGACCGAACCTGAAATGACGGAAGATCCATTCGGTGGCACGTCCCCTCCAGGATCGGCCACCAACCCAGCTCCGGCCAGCCCGATGGCCGCACCGACCGATACCGATCCGTTTGGCGCTCCGACCACCCCGACCGACGATCCGTTTGGTGCCGCACCGGCCCCATCGGCCACTACGCCTAGCGACGATCCATTTGGTGCCGCGCCGATGCCCAGTCCTTCAGAGCCCGAAATGACCACAGATCCGTTTGGTGGCACCTCCCCTCCAGGATCGGCCACCAACCCAGCTCCGGCCAGCCCGATGGCAGCACCGACTGATACCGATCCGTTCGGGGCTCCGACCACCCCGACCGACGATCCATTCGGCGCCGCTCCGGCACCTTCGGACGATCCATTTGGTGCCGCTCCGATGCCCAGTCCATCGGAACCCGAAATGACCACAGATCCGTTTGGTGGCACGTCCCCTCCAGGATCGGCCACGAATCCCGCTCCGGCCAGTCCAATGGCCGCACCGACCGATACCGATCCGTTTGGGGCAGCACCAGCCCCAGGTGCGGGTGCGGCAACCACCGAGAGCAAACCGAATCCCGTTTCCGCTGCGTTTGGTGCTCTGGGAAGTGCGTTGATTCCGAGTGTGAAAGTTCCTTCGGTGCCTGGCATGGGACCTCCGTCTGGTGCATCCCAACCGGGTGCGATGCCAGCCGACGACGATCCATTTGGCGCTCAGCCAGCTCCGGGCGCCGATCCGTTCGGTAACGACCCGAGCACGAACGAACAACCGTTCGGTGTCCCTTCCGCCGCTCCCTCGAACACGGTTCCCAGTGACGATCCCTTTGGTGCGGAACCGATGCCCGAGATGAAGCAGCCTTCGAACGACCCATTCGGCGCGGCGCCCCCTGCAGGCAATGACCCATTCGGAGCCGCTCCGGCCACCGAGCAGCCAGCTGCCGACCCATTTGGCGAGGCACCAGCTCCAAAGCCGATGCCCCAGCCAAGCGACGATCCATTCGGTGCGGCCCCGGCTCCATCGAACGATCCATTTGGTACCAGCGAGCCCGCTGCCGATCCGTTCGGCAACTAA
- a CDS encoding DUF2237 family protein has protein sequence MAKNVLGTDLQDCSQDPLTGFFRDGCCHTGAEDVGLHIVCSQVTAEFLEFSKSVGNDLSTPHPEFGFPGLKPGNRWCLCALRWKEAFEAGVAPSVVLEATHISTLEFIDLEDLQEHAVDG, from the coding sequence ATGGCGAAAAATGTCCTCGGAACCGATCTGCAAGACTGCAGCCAAGACCCTCTGACTGGCTTCTTTCGAGACGGATGTTGCCACACCGGGGCCGAAGACGTAGGGCTGCACATCGTCTGCAGTCAAGTCACGGCAGAGTTCCTGGAGTTCTCGAAAAGCGTCGGTAACGATCTTTCGACACCCCACCCCGAGTTCGGCTTCCCTGGCCTTAAACCGGGTAATCGCTGGTGTTTATGTGCTTTGAGGTGGAAGGAAGCCTTCGAGGCAGGGGTCGCCCCCTCGGTGGTTCTCGAGGCGACGCACATCTCGACCCTCGAATTTATCGACCTCGAAGACCTGCAAGAGCACGCCGTCGACGGCTGA
- a CDS encoding HEAT repeat domain-containing protein codes for MHWSAIIAGLLGLVGLPLCAHAQVVQLANGGQLEAAVRQDSEAAAGGQVELIVEGVGSVVLASHQVQQVESPKVTEDEYFDYASRFTDTVGDQWKLAKWCQQQELQLPFQRHAQRVLQLDPNYQPARKALGYERRDGRWVSREEIMTDRGYVRFEGRWMTMQQAALQVAQERQKQKRIDWKLRLHRWRQQLGRSSAPEVQIDFDTLDDPDAIPGLIQLLGEELDQDLAFVYLETLGRMNSPAARSFLMENAVFQNNPIYREKCLQEVLAQRDPQMVEYFANHLKSYDNTIVNRAAYVLAQLDYPTAVFPLAGALQTQHLASHSSRYTYFYTSLAPERRFDVEGPKASYRMLTLAEFLGRSRNAYDIVRVQNQGVHLALMQLCDGQDFGYNPASWKEWYQQVHAPKSPTIRLAREQ; via the coding sequence TTGCACTGGAGTGCTATCATTGCGGGTCTGCTTGGGCTAGTCGGGCTGCCGCTATGCGCCCACGCCCAGGTCGTGCAGCTTGCCAATGGGGGGCAACTGGAAGCCGCTGTCAGGCAAGACTCGGAAGCCGCAGCCGGCGGCCAGGTCGAACTGATCGTCGAAGGAGTGGGCTCGGTCGTTCTGGCCAGCCACCAGGTGCAACAGGTCGAATCCCCCAAAGTCACCGAAGACGAGTACTTCGACTACGCATCCCGTTTTACCGATACGGTCGGAGACCAATGGAAACTGGCCAAGTGGTGTCAGCAGCAAGAGTTGCAGCTTCCTTTCCAGCGCCACGCCCAACGAGTTCTCCAGCTCGATCCGAACTATCAACCGGCCCGTAAGGCACTCGGCTACGAGCGCCGTGACGGCCGATGGGTCAGCCGCGAAGAGATCATGACCGATCGCGGTTACGTCCGCTTTGAAGGGCGCTGGATGACGATGCAGCAGGCCGCGCTGCAGGTCGCACAAGAGCGCCAGAAGCAAAAGCGGATTGATTGGAAGCTTCGTTTGCATCGCTGGCGGCAACAACTGGGGCGTTCGTCGGCCCCGGAAGTACAAATCGACTTCGATACACTAGACGACCCCGATGCCATTCCTGGTTTGATCCAGTTGTTGGGAGAAGAACTCGACCAGGATCTCGCGTTTGTCTATCTCGAAACACTCGGTCGCATGAACAGCCCGGCGGCTCGTTCCTTTTTGATGGAGAACGCGGTCTTCCAGAACAATCCCATCTACCGCGAGAAGTGCCTGCAGGAAGTACTCGCCCAGCGCGACCCGCAGATGGTCGAGTACTTCGCCAATCACTTGAAGAGTTACGACAACACGATCGTGAACCGGGCAGCCTACGTTCTGGCCCAGCTCGACTACCCCACCGCGGTGTTTCCCCTGGCTGGTGCCTTGCAGACGCAGCACCTGGCTTCGCATTCGTCGCGGTATACCTACTTCTATACGTCGCTGGCTCCTGAGCGGCGGTTTGACGTCGAAGGGCCGAAGGCTTCCTACCGGATGCTGACGCTGGCTGAGTTTCTCGGGCGAAGCCGCAACGCGTACGATATCGTCCGCGTGCAGAACCAAGGCGTGCACCTGGCGCTGATGCAACTGTGCGACGGACAAGACTTCGGCTACAACCCAGCTTCCTGGAAGGAATGGTACCAACAGGTCCATGCCCCCAAGTCGCCGACTATTCGGTTGGCCCGAGAGCAGTAG
- a CDS encoding endonuclease/exonuclease/phosphatase family protein codes for MRRTSALLLALIAGAGAWFFFQNYRIEGIDNVVVVPRDATTAKSAAPTADPMVAVPAMARKQDSIRVASFNIQVFGTAKMEKPEVMARLVEIIRQFDVVAIQEIRSIDQSLLSRFVEMINANGRHYDFVIGPRLGRTDSKEQFAYVFDTASLQVDRSQVYTVEDPLDVLHREPLVAWFRVRGPDPSQAFTFTLVNVHVDPDEVQQEMDVMDDVFRAVRDDARGEDDVILLGDFNANESQFGQIATIPGITWAISGVKTNTRGTELYDNLFMQRSATSEYTGRNGVFDFLRQFNLTLAEGLEVSDHLPVWAEFSIYERGSPHGPVAAVPANTK; via the coding sequence GTGAGAAGGACGAGTGCCTTGCTATTGGCATTGATCGCTGGCGCCGGCGCTTGGTTCTTTTTCCAGAACTATCGCATCGAGGGAATCGACAACGTGGTGGTCGTCCCGCGCGATGCCACCACCGCCAAGTCTGCCGCACCTACCGCGGACCCGATGGTAGCCGTGCCGGCGATGGCGCGGAAACAAGATTCGATCCGCGTAGCCTCGTTCAATATCCAGGTCTTCGGCACGGCCAAGATGGAAAAACCGGAAGTGATGGCCCGGCTGGTCGAGATCATTCGCCAGTTCGATGTGGTCGCCATTCAGGAAATCCGCTCGATCGATCAAAGCCTGCTGTCGCGTTTCGTCGAGATGATCAACGCCAACGGCAGGCATTACGACTTCGTCATTGGCCCGCGTCTGGGTCGAACCGATAGCAAAGAGCAGTTCGCTTACGTCTTTGATACGGCCAGCCTGCAGGTCGATCGTTCGCAGGTCTACACCGTGGAAGATCCGCTGGACGTCTTGCACCGTGAACCACTAGTCGCGTGGTTTCGCGTGCGGGGACCCGACCCCAGTCAGGCATTCACTTTCACTTTGGTCAACGTGCATGTCGACCCGGACGAAGTGCAGCAAGAGATGGACGTGATGGACGATGTCTTTCGCGCGGTGCGTGATGATGCCCGCGGCGAAGACGACGTGATCCTACTGGGTGACTTCAACGCCAACGAATCGCAGTTCGGCCAGATCGCGACGATACCTGGCATTACCTGGGCGATCAGCGGCGTGAAGACCAACACGCGAGGAACCGAACTGTACGACAACCTCTTCATGCAGCGCAGCGCCACCAGCGAATACACCGGTCGCAACGGCGTGTTCGACTTCCTGCGTCAGTTCAACTTGACGCTGGCCGAAGGGCTGGAGGTATCGGACCATCTACCGGTTTGGGCCGAGTTCAGCATCTACGAAAGAGGCTCGCCACACGGACCCGTGGCGGCGGTGCCTGCGAATACGAAGTAG
- a CDS encoding four-helix bundle copper-binding protein, with the protein MSHSKYADCIRACIECAQACELCADSCLSESDVTKMAECIRTDRDCSQICWTAAAYLSRDSQFAAEICRICADICEACAAECEKHDMDHCQKCAKACRECGEQCHKMAGVHA; encoded by the coding sequence ATGTCACACTCGAAATACGCAGACTGTATCCGAGCTTGTATTGAATGCGCTCAAGCATGCGAACTCTGCGCCGATTCCTGCCTGAGTGAGTCCGATGTGACCAAAATGGCCGAGTGTATCCGCACCGATCGCGATTGTTCGCAAATCTGCTGGACCGCCGCCGCCTACCTGAGCCGCGATTCGCAATTTGCGGCGGAAATTTGCCGTATTTGTGCCGATATCTGCGAAGCTTGCGCCGCCGAATGCGAAAAGCATGATATGGACCACTGCCAGAAATGTGCGAAAGCATGTCGCGAGTGTGGCGAACAATGCCATAAGATGGCTGGCGTGCATGCTTAA
- a CDS encoding HEAT repeat domain-containing protein, with the protein MPTKTNVASKNFMASADMTDAPITDQLRSLARGEEPLSTNEARKLLQAALSHASNRTVQRAAEMITEAEDASCTADLVKAYWRLKRNPLKKDPGCLGKTAIVKALVQIEHADMEVFRDGITYKQIEPHWKGEIDTAAELRGACAIGLVHFAPAMEVLNRCAVLLCDAWPEARLGAAQALGTLGQVDAAPLLRLKLLTGDSQAEVHGECCSALLKADREEGLAFVQTFLTSHDADQCVQTALALGEARLPGTFDILRSVWGRRAELNVRESLLLCIGLLRTTESQDFLLSLVDKRDIRTAADAVKALRLNGPLGDLRQRTEAAVEATESDALARVFREEWLD; encoded by the coding sequence ATGCCGACGAAGACGAACGTCGCTTCCAAAAACTTCATGGCCAGCGCTGACATGACCGACGCCCCCATCACAGACCAACTACGGAGCCTGGCTCGCGGTGAGGAGCCTCTCTCGACGAACGAGGCCAGGAAGTTGCTTCAGGCCGCGTTATCGCACGCATCCAACCGCACCGTGCAGCGGGCAGCCGAGATGATCACCGAGGCGGAAGACGCATCCTGTACGGCCGACCTGGTCAAAGCGTACTGGCGACTCAAACGGAACCCGCTTAAGAAAGACCCTGGCTGCCTCGGCAAAACGGCCATCGTGAAGGCCCTCGTGCAGATCGAACACGCCGACATGGAGGTCTTCCGCGACGGCATCACGTACAAACAAATCGAACCCCACTGGAAAGGCGAGATCGACACGGCCGCCGAGCTGCGCGGCGCGTGCGCCATCGGACTAGTCCACTTCGCACCGGCGATGGAAGTGCTCAACCGCTGTGCCGTTCTGCTGTGCGACGCGTGGCCGGAAGCACGCCTGGGTGCGGCTCAAGCCCTGGGAACTTTGGGCCAGGTCGATGCGGCTCCCCTATTGCGTTTGAAGTTGCTCACCGGCGACAGCCAGGCCGAAGTCCACGGCGAATGCTGCTCGGCCCTGCTGAAAGCGGACCGCGAAGAGGGACTCGCATTCGTCCAAACGTTTCTCACTTCCCATGACGCCGATCAGTGCGTACAAACGGCCTTGGCCCTGGGTGAAGCCCGCCTGCCAGGCACATTCGACATTCTCCGTAGCGTCTGGGGACGCCGGGCCGAATTGAACGTTCGCGAAAGCCTGCTTCTCTGTATTGGTCTGTTGCGAACGACCGAGTCGCAAGACTTTCTCCTGTCACTGGTCGACAAGCGAGACATCCGCACCGCCGCCGACGCAGTGAAAGCGCTACGACTCAACGGCCCGCTGGGTGACCTCCGCCAGCGAACGGAAGCGGCGGTGGAAGCGACCGAGAGTGATGCGCTAGCACGTGTGTTTCGTGAAGAGTGGCTGGACTAG